The genome window CAGGGGTAAGAatgttggtggtgttgattcACTGCGCAATTTATCAAGAAGGCATTATCTAGGTCTTATATAAACTTTCAATCGTCTTCAATGCAACGTGGTTCCTAGACATCTGGGAGTTCATCGGCGGCATTGCATTCCCCGCTGAATGGCCCAGAGCCAAATCCTGTCAAAGGATCCATGGTCTTACACGAGTGGATAAAATCATACCCAAAGTTCTCCGACATCACTAGGAAGAATGCTATGCGTCAACGACTTGGACACAGTCACCAAGCACGTGGCTTCGGCCAACCCAAACAATCGGGTCTTACGTGCCGGCGGTAATGGAGCCTCAAGCCGTTAGTGGCGCCGTGTAGATATCTTGGCCCGGCAGTTGGGTTCCGTATAAAGTGGATCGTTGATCGCACGTGGGCTAGGTAAGCTTATCTAAAAGGCAACACCTTAGGTTGACTGTGATTAAATTCAATTTTGATGTAACCAGAGATTTCGGGGTCCACTTTACTATAGGATAGTATCATCCTTCTGAATCAGGATCCTGGACCTCTAAGTGGATAGCGAGAAAAATAACAGATGGAACCTTGTGATAAGGCATTCATGTTTAACCaatctcttcctccttgaagAGAGGGAGACAGCGAGAACCAAGACAGCCGAAAAGTGCAATCATGGATAATGCATCATTGGTACTGAATGTACTTGACGCTGTAATCACAGCTGCGTCACTTACGTTGCGCTATACTTCTGTTCTGTTTGTCAGGTTTGTAAGTTCGTTCACCGTGATGGCCGATGATAACTGGCTGACATATATCAGGATCCTATAGGAAAACGATATCTAGATCGTATCTATGGGAGTTTTGCCATATTTCTGCTTGCATTTAGCGCAGAGCTAGCTCTGCTCAATTACAGTAAGCTTCGGCTTAAAAGACGCCTAGTTTCCGCCCCAGTGCTGTCTGTTATTGATAACGACAGGCCCCTCTTCACGGCAGGCggcttcctcatcaacttgGTCTGTCTTGTTGCTGTTCTCGACTTTCTTTTCCGGGGCCATCTGCTACATCAAAGTGCCGAACTGTCCTTCTCTCGGATCGGCTATGTGGATCACTCGACGGCTCGGATTGTATTGAGGGCTCCTATCTCTGATTATGTTCAGATCACAGTCGCTTCAGGCTATGAAGAGCAAGCAGAGACCGAAATACTCAAATCCGTCTTGTTGAGTGCACATTCGGATTATGTTGGGACAGTCTTGATAGAAGGTCTCAAGCCAAACACTCCTTACACATTTTCAACCAATGCAAGCCATACGGGGTCGTTTCGAACCATGTCGCAACCTGGCAGCGACTTGAAGCGTTGGAGTCTTGTTTCTTCCAGCTGCATTAAGCCATTCTACCCATACAACCCCTCGGACCATGGCCTTCGAATTACTGGACTTGAACATTTAAGTAAATACCTTTCTGAGAGCCCAGTGGATATGATACTATTTCTGGGCGACTTCATCTACATCGATCTCCCAATCCCGCTCGGCTGGGATGCTGACGCATACTCGGCGGCATATCGCCAGGTATATGCCTCCCCTTCGTGGTCGTCTCAACTTCGTGCAACCCCTTGGATACATGTCTATGATGATCATGAGATTATAAATGACTGGGCAGGGAATAACACTGGGCTTTACAAGACGGCCATGCAGCCATTCTGGAACTACCATGGAAACGCGAACCCGCCGTCACAGTATGGTGCCGATAAGACGTACTACACCTTTCGATATCAAGGTGTAGcattctttgtcttggaTACCAGGCGATATCGATCAGATAATGCGATGGCTGATGGACCAGAGAAAACAATGCTTGGTGCATTACAGCTTGCTGCGTTACAAAAGTGGCTCACATCAGAGTCTGATTGGAAAGTCGTAGTCAGCAGCGTGCCTTTTACAAGGAATTGGAGGGGCCCAGACTCAGCAGACAGTTGGTCAGGCTTTCTCTGGGAGCGGGATTCAATCCTGGATACCATGAAGCAGAATGGTGGCGCTGTTATTCTCAGCGGTGTGAGTTTCCTTCTGTTGCCTTTGATGCAGTCCACAAGATGCTTCGTCACGCATCAAAAGGCCAAGCTAACACATCCTAGGATCGTCATGAACATGCTACCACAACATTCCCTGCAAAGGCCAAAGGCGACAAACCAGTTATTGAGTTCTCCACGTCGCCGTTGAACCAGTTCTACGAACCGTTCGACAGGTTCCacaaggagattgaggagacTGATGTATCAATTTACTCATATCCTTGGGGATCTTCGAAATTCGGAAAAGTCACGTTTGACACCACACAAACAGGCAGGCTGCTTGTTCATTATGACCTAGTTGTAGACGGTGTCAAAGTATGGGAGTATGACTGGGAGGCTCAACGACATTAAACCTTTCGCGTTGTGGAGTGCACTCTGAACATCTCGGACCACAATGGCAATACCTGCTATGGCTCCAGTCGATAGCCTGCCCGAATCTATAGAGCTGCCTTCCGCGTTGTCTTCTCCGGCCGATGCGTCGCTGGCGGAAGATGTATTGTCTGCTATGGTAGTCGAAGTAACAGTCATGTCACTTGTTTTTGGTGGAACCTTGACCAGATTTCGTCTTAAATAGCGCA of Fusarium oxysporum Fo47 chromosome I, complete sequence contains these proteins:
- a CDS encoding PhoD-like phosphatase-domain-containing protein, with product MDNASLVLNVLDAVITAASLTLRYTSVLFVRFDPIGKRYLDRIYGSFAIFLLAFSAELALLNYSKLRLKRRLVSAPVLSVIDNDRPLFTAGGFLINLVCLVAVLDFLFRGHLLHQSAELSFSRIGYVDHSTARIVLRAPISDYVQITVASGYEEQAETEILKSVLLSAHSDYVGTVLIEGLKPNTPYTFSTNASHTGSFRTMSQPGSDLKRWSLVSSSCIKPFYPYNPSDHGLRITGLEHLSKYLSESPVDMILFLGDFIYIDLPIPLGWDADAYSAAYRQVYASPSWSSQLRATPWIHVYDDHEIINDWAGNNTGLYKTAMQPFWNYHGNANPPSQYGADKTYYTFRYQGVAFFVLDTRRYRSDNAMADGPEKTMLGALQLAALQKWLTSESDWKVVVSSVPFTRNWRGPDSADSWSGFLWERDSILDTMKQNGGAVILSGDRHEHATTTFPAKAKGDKPVIEFSTSPLNQFYEPFDRFHKEIEETDVSIYSYPWGSSKFGKVTFDTTQTGRLLVHYDLVVDGVKVWEYDWEAQRH